One Aminobacterium mobile DSM 12262 genomic window carries:
- the rplJ gene encoding 50S ribosomal protein L10 has protein sequence MPAKVKYDLVDELKEMLNKTEAVFVAEYRGLTVAQITDLRAKVRAADGEMKVAKNTLMKIALREEEMPVPEDIMAGPNVYTMAYSDPVAVAKVFKDFAKDKANKAFILKGGVLGDSILNVAQVEALADLPSKEVLVAQVVRTIAAPLSGLVTVLSGPIRGLATCLSQIKEKKEQAA, from the coding sequence ATGCCTGCAAAAGTTAAGTATGATTTAGTTGATGAGTTGAAAGAAATGCTCAACAAGACCGAAGCAGTTTTTGTGGCAGAGTACAGAGGTCTTACTGTAGCTCAGATTACAGATCTTCGCGCTAAAGTCAGAGCAGCTGACGGCGAAATGAAGGTAGCTAAAAATACCCTCATGAAAATTGCTCTTCGAGAAGAAGAGATGCCTGTTCCAGAAGATATTATGGCTGGCCCTAACGTTTATACTATGGCTTACAGCGATCCTGTTGCTGTCGCAAAGGTGTTTAAAGACTTTGCTAAAGATAAAGCGAATAAGGCTTTTATCTTAAAGGGTGGAGTTTTGGGCGATTCTATTTTAAATGTAGCCCAGGTCGAAGCTTTGGCAGATCTCCCATCGAAGGAAGTGCTTGTTGCTCAGGTGGTTCGCACCATCGCAGCTCCTTTGTCTGGCCTTGTTACAGTTCTTTCCGGCCCGATCAGAGGGTTGGCCACATGCCTCTCTCAGATCAAGGAGAAGAAAGAGCAGGCTGCCTAA
- a CDS encoding amidohydrolase family protein, which yields MIIDTHVHVYPPDVIQDFEKISEREDYFGLLSHGKVHKWATIEDVIVQMDEDDIDQSWIFGFAFKDLELCRHCNNYVIEGIKKYPDRLKGFAVVPPLARGSEEEILRCADEGLIGVGELFPGGQHFNIDDVRQTWRFVGASQEAGMTLLFHTAEPVGHDYPGKGNVGPKEAAQFCINHPEAKVIFAHFGGGLWLYELMPEMKKYLQNARYDTAALPWLYQPQIFQAIIGAGILEKMFYGSDFPILSFERYKKIFNQIFGEKEGVDNLLGENAAKFLLSRC from the coding sequence ATGATTATTGATACGCATGTTCACGTTTATCCACCAGATGTAATACAGGATTTCGAGAAAATATCTGAAAGAGAAGATTACTTCGGACTCCTTTCCCATGGAAAGGTTCATAAGTGGGCAACGATAGAAGATGTAATTGTTCAAATGGACGAGGACGATATAGATCAATCGTGGATATTCGGTTTTGCTTTTAAGGATTTGGAGTTATGCCGTCATTGTAATAATTACGTTATTGAAGGTATCAAAAAATATCCTGATCGCTTGAAGGGGTTTGCTGTAGTGCCTCCTTTAGCTAGAGGTTCTGAGGAGGAAATACTTCGGTGTGCCGACGAAGGACTTATAGGAGTAGGGGAGCTTTTCCCAGGCGGGCAGCACTTTAACATCGATGATGTTCGGCAGACGTGGCGTTTTGTCGGTGCTTCTCAAGAGGCTGGAATGACTCTTCTTTTTCACACGGCAGAACCTGTTGGCCATGATTATCCTGGGAAGGGAAATGTAGGGCCTAAAGAAGCCGCTCAATTTTGTATAAACCATCCAGAAGCAAAAGTTATTTTTGCTCACTTTGGCGGCGGACTTTGGCTTTATGAATTGATGCCGGAAATGAAGAAATACCTTCAAAATGCCAGATATGATACGGCAGCCCTTCCATGGCTCTATCAACCACAAATTTTTCAAGCCATAATAGGTGCGGGAATATTAGAGAAAATGTTTTATGGGTCAGATTTCCCAATTCTCTCTTTTGAGAGGTATAAAAAGATTTTTAATCAGATATTTGGAGAGAAAGAGGGGGTAGATAATCTATTAGGAGAAAATGCAGCAAAATTCCTTTTGTCAAGGTGTTGA
- the rplK gene encoding 50S ribosomal protein L11: MAKKVVAQIKLQLPAGKATPAPPVGPALGQHGVNIMEFCKQFNAKTSDQAGMIIPAILTVYADRSFTFILKTPPASVLLKKAAGIERASGEPDKVKVAKVSRDKVREIAELKKADLNANDVDAAMRMVEGTARSMGIEIVG, encoded by the coding sequence ATGGCAAAGAAAGTAGTTGCGCAGATCAAGTTGCAGTTGCCTGCAGGTAAGGCCACCCCGGCTCCCCCTGTAGGGCCGGCTCTTGGTCAGCATGGCGTGAATATTATGGAGTTTTGTAAGCAGTTTAACGCCAAAACTTCAGATCAGGCAGGGATGATTATCCCGGCTATTTTGACGGTATATGCTGACAGGAGTTTCACTTTTATCCTTAAAACTCCCCCTGCAAGTGTTTTGTTGAAGAAGGCTGCGGGGATTGAACGGGCGTCTGGTGAGCCCGATAAGGTAAAGGTGGCAAAGGTGAGCCGCGATAAGGTGAGAGAGATAGCTGAGCTTAAAAAAGCAGATTTGAATGCCAATGATGTGGATGCGGCTATGCGCATGGTAGAAGGCACAGCTCGTTCAATGGGGATTGAAATCGTCGGCTAG
- a CDS encoding YwbE family protein: MSGNIRKNITPGLRVKIVQKQHQRTGQLTEGIVKDLLTKSPTHPHGIKVRLESGIVGRVQEILE; encoded by the coding sequence ATGTCAGGGAACATACGAAAAAATATAACACCGGGCCTTCGAGTTAAAATCGTTCAAAAGCAGCATCAAAGAACGGGACAGCTAACTGAAGGTATCGTTAAAGATCTCCTCACAAAAAGCCCGACGCATCCCCACGGGATAAAGGTTCGCCTAGAAAGTGGCATTGTAGGAAGAGTTCAGGAGATATTGGAGTAA
- the secE gene encoding preprotein translocase subunit SecE gives MEKILSFVREARAELKKVTWPGKKQVWYSTLVVIVFTLFVAAYLGVIDLALTGLLSRLIG, from the coding sequence ATGGAAAAAATCCTCAGCTTCGTGCGTGAAGCAAGAGCCGAGCTTAAGAAAGTAACGTGGCCAGGGAAGAAACAGGTGTGGTATTCAACTCTGGTAGTAATAGTATTTACCCTTTTTGTTGCTGCATATCTCGGCGTTATTGATTTAGCGTTAACGGGTCTTTTGTCGAGGCTTATTGGTTAG
- a CDS encoding B12-binding domain-containing radical SAM protein — translation MCTLCTPTSREYIICYTTHIMNNFSLLLNNLKHKNILGVNPPVFDFAYFDFWAKPLGLLYILEYLRKHENNVSLLDCIYEGRDKPKGFGRYKPQRKQIKKPTPYQHIPRKYYHFGITEEAFEEKLSQIQQPDLILLTSGMTYWYLGVKWCIDRLKKFFPHTPILLGGIYAQLCPEHAQTLGADGVQTEPFLLESPFPALDLYEEPEYGIIMTSRGCPLHCEYCASKKLWPTYRQRSLKEIMREITFQDGISSVKDMAFYDDALLINKERHFYPLCNELQKNFHHLHYHTPNGLHVREIDETCAHYLRETGFKTIRLSLESTDPVIQQASSSKVSDHQYVKAVENLLKAGYTHHDIETYILIGLPEQSYQSVYNAISFVRSLGATVKTAEYSPIPGTVMFEDCAKKFPLLKEEPLYQNNTAYCGYISEDIAPEELQQLKNLAHKGS, via the coding sequence TTGTGTACCTTATGCACCCCAACATCACGTGAATATATTATCTGCTATACTACTCATATTATGAATAACTTCTCTTTATTACTAAACAACTTGAAACATAAAAACATTCTCGGAGTTAATCCTCCTGTATTTGACTTCGCCTATTTCGATTTTTGGGCTAAGCCGCTGGGGTTATTATATATACTAGAGTATTTAAGAAAACACGAAAACAATGTTTCTCTTCTTGATTGTATCTATGAAGGACGCGACAAGCCGAAAGGTTTTGGCCGCTATAAACCACAACGAAAGCAAATAAAAAAGCCCACCCCTTATCAACATATTCCACGAAAATATTATCATTTTGGGATAACAGAAGAAGCATTCGAAGAGAAGCTTTCTCAAATACAACAGCCAGATTTAATTCTTCTCACATCCGGAATGACCTATTGGTATCTCGGCGTAAAATGGTGCATTGACAGACTTAAAAAATTCTTCCCTCACACACCAATATTGTTAGGAGGAATTTACGCCCAACTTTGTCCCGAACATGCTCAAACACTTGGTGCCGATGGAGTACAAACAGAACCATTCCTCCTTGAGAGCCCTTTTCCTGCACTTGATCTCTATGAAGAACCTGAATATGGAATAATAATGACTTCAAGAGGATGCCCTTTGCATTGTGAATACTGCGCATCAAAAAAACTTTGGCCCACATATCGACAGCGTTCGCTTAAAGAAATTATGCGAGAAATTACCTTTCAAGATGGTATTTCCAGTGTAAAGGACATGGCTTTTTATGATGATGCTCTCTTAATAAATAAAGAACGGCATTTCTACCCTCTCTGCAATGAATTGCAGAAAAACTTTCATCATCTACATTACCATACCCCTAATGGTCTTCATGTTCGAGAAATTGACGAAACATGCGCTCATTATCTACGTGAAACTGGATTCAAAACCATCCGCCTCAGCTTAGAAAGCACGGATCCTGTAATACAACAGGCTAGCTCCAGTAAGGTATCAGACCATCAATACGTCAAAGCTGTGGAAAATTTATTAAAGGCTGGCTATACTCATCACGACATAGAAACATATATTCTCATTGGGCTACCAGAGCAAAGCTATCAAAGTGTTTACAATGCTATTTCCTTTGTTCGTTCTTTAGGGGCCACTGTAAAAACTGCAGAATATTCGCCTATTCCTGGAACAGTCATGTTTGAAGACTGCGCAAAAAAGTTTCCCTTATTAAAAGAGGAGCCTCTCTATCAAAATAATACCGCTTACTGTGGATATATTTCAGAAGACATCGCTCCTGAAGAGTTGCAACAGTTAAAGAACCTGGCTCACAAGGGGTCTTAG
- a CDS encoding DMT family transporter gives MNHLIKDYGVYLPMLSTTLLWAGAYICGKLGVDEFIPLHLLFFRFLIASIFIFIVIALRKKGEWKISTHDIPILFLLGFTGVFANNFFFFLALLYTSVTNAAIIFATTPFMTAILAFVFLKEPLGLKNICALIIALSGVVFLITNGDIHALLHMDFNIGDFYEVGASFALAIFTIISRKVANNYPPITMVSYENLFSLIITIPFLLVTGAFDFQVTPTYKGWLSILYLGIFASALGYIFQQISIKSIGASKSAAFLNLTPFLSVLLGMVFLRESLSAVKIISGMLILAGIYLNSYSTCRSVPRVKKCHNN, from the coding sequence ATGAATCATCTTATAAAGGACTATGGAGTATATCTACCCATGTTAAGCACTACATTATTATGGGCTGGAGCATATATCTGCGGCAAATTAGGTGTTGATGAATTTATACCTTTACATCTGCTTTTTTTCCGTTTTCTTATAGCTTCTATTTTTATCTTTATCGTCATTGCTTTGCGAAAAAAAGGAGAATGGAAAATATCAACACATGACATTCCAATACTGTTCCTTCTTGGTTTTACAGGCGTTTTTGCAAATAACTTTTTCTTTTTTCTTGCGTTACTCTACACATCTGTAACAAATGCCGCGATTATTTTTGCTACAACACCGTTCATGACAGCTATTCTGGCCTTTGTCTTTCTTAAAGAACCTTTAGGGCTTAAAAATATATGTGCTTTGATAATAGCTCTTTCAGGTGTCGTTTTTCTCATTACAAACGGGGACATACACGCCCTACTTCATATGGACTTCAACATTGGAGATTTTTATGAAGTTGGAGCTTCTTTTGCCTTGGCCATTTTTACAATCATAAGCAGAAAGGTCGCCAACAATTATCCTCCAATAACTATGGTGAGCTACGAAAATCTTTTCTCTCTTATTATCACTATTCCATTTTTGTTGGTAACTGGTGCTTTCGATTTTCAAGTTACCCCTACATATAAAGGGTGGCTCTCCATTTTATATCTTGGAATATTTGCATCTGCCCTAGGTTATATCTTTCAACAAATTTCCATAAAAAGTATAGGAGCAAGTAAATCTGCTGCTTTCTTAAACCTAACTCCTTTTCTTTCCGTTCTGCTTGGAATGGTCTTCTTAAGAGAAAGTCTCTCTGCTGTGAAGATTATCAGCGGCATGTTGATTTTAGCTGGAATATACCTCAACTCTTATTCAACTTGTCGCTCTGTTCCTCGTGTCAAAAAGTGCCATAATAACTAG
- a CDS encoding DUF1576 domain-containing protein codes for MFKIIKKKGPLQPIRYGPYIGLCAFCCLFMIFGVVMSSSPATLLKGVCAIIQDPDYLISDYIGIGGIGAAFFNSGLLTFLMTALLFFFKINITGISISSLLTVSGFALFGKNILNVWPIVLGVYFYSLYQKEHFSRYIYIALFGTALAPLVSHLLFSSLLPLLLRPLASFILGISVGMMLPPLVSAFLRFHQGYNLYNVGFVTGVLGTVYVSILRSYGLLVETRMIWTTGNNKLLGIFFIAIFIIMICTAFTLDRWSKIKWVMAYSGRAVSDFVILEGWGATLMNMGTMGLLATFYILVIGGDLNGPTIGGILTVVGFSAFGKHPRNTIPIILGIALGAITKKWSLAAPPIQLAALFGTTLAPITGEFGWKYGVLAGFIHSSVVLNVGMLHAGFNLYNNGFSGGLVAAVLLPLIEAFAGGDKRS; via the coding sequence TTGTTCAAAATTATAAAGAAAAAGGGCCCCCTTCAACCCATTCGCTACGGCCCTTACATTGGTTTATGCGCTTTCTGTTGCTTGTTTATGATTTTTGGTGTAGTTATGTCATCGTCCCCTGCCACATTGCTAAAAGGCGTCTGCGCCATTATACAAGACCCAGATTATCTTATTAGCGACTATATAGGAATCGGTGGCATTGGTGCTGCTTTTTTTAATAGTGGTCTTCTTACTTTCCTTATGACGGCTCTTCTGTTCTTTTTCAAAATCAACATTACCGGCATCTCTATCTCTTCTCTTTTAACAGTTTCTGGTTTTGCACTATTTGGAAAGAACATATTGAACGTTTGGCCCATAGTGTTAGGAGTTTATTTCTACTCTCTCTACCAAAAAGAACATTTCTCTCGGTACATTTATATCGCTCTTTTTGGAACGGCTTTAGCCCCTCTTGTCAGCCACCTACTTTTCAGCTCCCTTTTACCTCTTTTATTGCGCCCATTAGCAAGCTTTATTTTAGGAATTTCTGTAGGGATGATGCTCCCTCCCCTCGTTTCGGCTTTTTTGCGTTTCCACCAAGGATACAACCTTTACAATGTAGGATTTGTAACAGGTGTTTTAGGGACAGTCTATGTATCTATTCTCCGTTCTTACGGGCTTTTAGTGGAGACCCGGATGATCTGGACTACTGGCAATAACAAGCTTTTAGGGATATTTTTCATCGCCATTTTTATTATCATGATTTGTACCGCTTTCACCCTTGACAGGTGGAGTAAGATAAAGTGGGTAATGGCCTATAGTGGACGTGCCGTGTCTGACTTTGTTATTTTAGAAGGATGGGGTGCTACCTTAATGAATATGGGGACTATGGGACTTCTAGCCACCTTTTATATTCTTGTTATAGGCGGAGATCTTAACGGGCCTACCATAGGTGGCATCTTAACTGTAGTCGGATTTAGTGCCTTTGGAAAACACCCAAGAAATACCATCCCCATTATTTTAGGAATAGCACTAGGAGCCATAACAAAAAAATGGAGTCTTGCCGCTCCGCCCATTCAATTAGCCGCTTTGTTTGGAACAACTCTCGCACCTATTACAGGGGAATTTGGATGGAAATATGGAGTACTTGCGGGTTTTATCCATTCTTCTGTGGTTTTGAATGTAGGAATGCTCCACGCAGGATTTAACCTTTACAATAATGGATTTTCTGGAGGGCTAGTAGCTGCCGTACTGTTGCCGTTAATCGAAGCCTTTGCCGGAGGTGATAAGAGATCATGA
- the nusG gene encoding transcription termination/antitermination protein NusG, with translation MESNVERRWYIVQTYAGYENRVKANLEQRIATMGMDEEIFSVLVPVEERVFVKDGKSKKVTRKLYPSYVLVEMKLNDQSWYVVRHTPGVTGFVGAGNHPIPLSEKEVKEIMSKIGKDQAKPKIEMNLKIGDIVKVKSGPFEGQVGPVVEIVPEKGKVKFTVTVFGRETVVETDYMELEKL, from the coding sequence ATGGAAAGTAATGTTGAGCGGCGCTGGTATATCGTTCAGACTTATGCTGGGTACGAAAACAGGGTTAAAGCTAATCTCGAGCAGAGAATAGCGACTATGGGTATGGATGAAGAGATTTTTAGTGTCCTAGTCCCGGTGGAAGAGCGTGTTTTCGTAAAAGATGGCAAAAGTAAAAAAGTGACACGGAAACTTTATCCGAGCTATGTGCTTGTGGAGATGAAGCTGAACGATCAATCTTGGTATGTCGTCCGCCATACTCCTGGTGTTACAGGTTTTGTTGGAGCAGGAAATCACCCTATTCCTCTTTCTGAAAAAGAAGTAAAAGAAATTATGAGCAAGATTGGGAAGGATCAAGCTAAACCTAAGATTGAGATGAACCTTAAAATTGGGGATATTGTAAAGGTGAAGAGCGGTCCTTTTGAAGGGCAAGTAGGCCCTGTAGTGGAGATTGTTCCTGAAAAAGGGAAGGTAAAATTTACGGTGACGGTCTTTGGACGGGAGACTGTCGTGGAAACTGACTATATGGAGCTGGAGAAGCTCTAA
- a CDS encoding MTH1187 family thiamine-binding protein, translating into MGKVIAELVVVPLGTGSPSVSSYVANVERVLATFNLKQELTPMGTILEGDLDEVLKAAKAAHEVPFHKGALRVSTSLKIDERRDKDLSMEGKIASVKQKLK; encoded by the coding sequence ATGGGGAAAGTAATAGCAGAGTTAGTAGTTGTACCATTAGGGACAGGCTCCCCTAGTGTTAGCAGTTATGTTGCCAATGTAGAAAGAGTTCTTGCCACATTTAACTTAAAGCAGGAGCTTACTCCCATGGGAACCATCCTTGAAGGCGATCTAGACGAGGTATTAAAAGCCGCAAAAGCAGCGCACGAAGTACCTTTTCACAAAGGGGCTCTTCGAGTATCTACATCACTAAAAATCGATGAACGTCGGGATAAAGACCTGTCTATGGAGGGGAAAATAGCGTCGGTAAAGCAAAAATTAAAGTAG
- the nfi gene encoding deoxyribonuclease V (cleaves DNA at apurinic or apyrimidinic sites): protein MKFIVPDSFQHAIAEQRLLAEKVSIRDEPFRLTTVAGVDVAYSRRGKKALAIAGIVCMEWGTFSPISYTWAIYPVSFPYLTGLLSYREVPALFAALERLELSPDLWMIDGAGIAHPRRIGLASHFGVLTNFVTIGVAKSHLVGVYDDPGNEKGSRSPLFYQEEHVGYVLRSRNGVKPLFISPGHRISLEKSVELVLKACIKYRLPEPTRAAHQFVTQIRRKIAEEGWKNDDY, encoded by the coding sequence TTGAAATTTATTGTGCCTGATTCTTTTCAACATGCGATAGCTGAACAACGACTTCTTGCAGAAAAAGTATCTATCCGCGATGAGCCTTTTCGGCTCACCACAGTGGCGGGAGTAGATGTAGCGTATAGCAGACGAGGCAAAAAAGCATTGGCCATTGCGGGGATTGTTTGCATGGAGTGGGGAACATTCTCTCCTATCTCCTATACATGGGCAATATATCCAGTTTCTTTCCCTTATTTAACGGGTTTACTCTCTTATAGAGAGGTTCCAGCACTTTTTGCCGCTCTTGAGCGCTTGGAATTGAGCCCAGACCTTTGGATGATTGATGGGGCGGGAATAGCCCATCCACGGAGAATAGGTCTTGCTTCTCACTTTGGGGTTCTTACAAATTTTGTGACTATAGGGGTGGCAAAAAGCCACCTTGTTGGCGTTTATGATGATCCTGGGAACGAGAAAGGGAGTCGATCACCATTATTCTATCAAGAAGAGCATGTAGGGTACGTTCTTCGCTCTAGAAATGGAGTGAAACCTCTATTCATAAGCCCTGGCCATCGAATTTCTCTTGAAAAATCGGTAGAGTTAGTTTTGAAAGCGTGTATAAAGTATCGACTTCCCGAACCTACTCGTGCGGCTCATCAATTTGTTACGCAAATACGTCGGAAGATAGCGGAGGAAGGATGGAAAAATGATGATTATTGA
- the rpmG gene encoding 50S ribosomal protein L33 has protein sequence MADIVGLQCTECKQRNYTTTVNKKKQSKKLELNKYCKWCDKHTLHKETK, from the coding sequence ATGGCAGATATTGTAGGTTTGCAGTGCACTGAGTGTAAGCAGAGAAATTACACGACCACAGTGAATAAGAAAAAGCAATCAAAGAAACTGGAACTTAACAAATATTGCAAGTGGTGCGATAAACACACCTTGCATAAAGAAACTAAGTAG
- the rplA gene encoding 50S ribosomal protein L1: protein MAKRGKRYLAIREKVDSTKLYGLREAIDLFKEVSTAKFDESLEVHIRLGVDPRHADQQVRGTVILPHGTGVTKRVLVLAAGEKVKEAEEAGADFVGGDDLIQKISTGWLDFDAVIATPDMMKNVGRLGKILGPRGLMPSAKTGTVTFDIADAVKEIKAGRVEFRVDKAAIIHNMVGKKSFEAQQLYENVKALYQTIVKARPASVKGTYVKSFYIAPTMGVGIKIDPIAAAKEIAAEA, encoded by the coding sequence ATGGCAAAAAGAGGTAAACGTTATTTAGCTATAAGGGAAAAAGTAGACAGCACGAAACTGTACGGATTGCGAGAGGCTATCGATCTTTTTAAAGAAGTTTCTACTGCGAAGTTTGATGAAAGCCTCGAAGTTCATATCCGTCTCGGCGTCGATCCCCGCCATGCAGACCAGCAAGTTCGTGGGACGGTAATTTTACCCCATGGTACGGGAGTTACTAAAAGAGTGCTGGTTCTTGCTGCCGGAGAAAAGGTTAAGGAAGCTGAAGAGGCAGGCGCGGACTTTGTCGGCGGAGATGATTTGATTCAGAAGATTAGTACAGGTTGGCTTGATTTCGACGCGGTAATTGCTACTCCAGATATGATGAAAAATGTAGGTCGCTTGGGGAAAATTTTAGGGCCACGGGGTTTAATGCCAAGTGCTAAGACGGGTACAGTAACCTTCGATATAGCTGATGCCGTGAAAGAAATTAAGGCTGGTCGTGTGGAGTTCCGTGTTGATAAGGCTGCTATAATTCATAATATGGTAGGGAAGAAGAGCTTCGAGGCTCAACAGCTGTATGAGAATGTAAAAGCTTTGTATCAGACGATTGTAAAGGCTCGCCCTGCTTCAGTGAAAGGTACCTATGTAAAGAGCTTTTATATCGCCCCTACTATGGGTGTTGGCATAAAGATAGATCCTATAGCTGCTGCGAAAGAAATAGCTGCGGAAGCATAA
- the rplL gene encoding 50S ribosomal protein L7/L12, protein MTHEEIIQAIEGMTVLELSELVKALEDKFGVSASAPAMAMPMMMPGAAPAAAAEEEKTEFDVVLKGAGSNKIATIKVVREVTGLGLKEAKELVDNAPKPVKEAVSKDEAEELKKKFEEAGAEVEVK, encoded by the coding sequence ATGACCCACGAAGAGATCATTCAGGCTATTGAAGGTATGACGGTATTAGAGCTTTCTGAGCTCGTAAAGGCTCTTGAGGATAAGTTTGGAGTTTCTGCTTCTGCTCCTGCCATGGCTATGCCCATGATGATGCCAGGCGCCGCCCCTGCAGCTGCTGCAGAGGAAGAGAAGACCGAGTTTGATGTAGTTTTGAAGGGTGCTGGCTCTAACAAGATTGCTACAATTAAGGTTGTTCGTGAAGTTACAGGCCTTGGCCTGAAAGAGGCTAAAGAGCTTGTAGATAACGCTCCTAAACCTGTAAAGGAAGCTGTAAGCAAGGACGAGGCTGAAGAGCTGAAAAAGAAGTTTGAAGAGGCTGGAGCTGAAGTCGAAGTTAAGTAG